AAACAATATTAAGTTAGTTATTAATTATGATTACTATTGTCTAAAGCTATTTATGTTTCATAGATTTTTAGAGCTTACATTTTGTAGTGTTAGTAACCTCTTACATCACACATTGGTCAACTTGTTTACAACAAACTGCATCTTTTTCTTGGGCAATAGTGGTGGGGATATTCACATTcacttattgttttattttggtaCCCCTATTATCTGTTCCTGTTCTTTGTTTAAGAAGTCTTGTTTCTGCCTAACAGATGTGATTTCAATGGCTAAAGCTCTTGAAGACTACGTGGCTTCAGACTGCAGATACATCAACCTGAGACGTGGCCAGATGATCTATGTGTTTTCTAAACTCAAGCCTGTAGAGGGAGCCGGAGTCTTCTGGTCTGGAAGTGTGCGTGTCTTTACATTTGACATTTCCCTCAGCTGATCTGCAAACCCAGAAATAACAGCAGCAGCTTTGCTTTTGCAGGTCTACGGTGAGCGCTATGTAGATCAGATGGGTGTGATTGGATATTTCCCCAGTAACTATGTCAATGAGACACATGTTTTTCAGAAGAAAACAGTTGAGATCCCAACCACTGTGAGTATTTAATCTACTGCTCttcatattatagcctacttttaGTCTGATAAtgcatattttgttttctttctctctgtaggACATGGACTTCTTCTGTGCGTAAAAGACAGTAACTTACACTAGCGGCTCTTAACTATTTAGACTCTGAGGCCATTGTCCGTAGTTCACAACAATATTCAAATAGGCCTAGTTTTGTTCTCAAAACCTATTTTAGTCTACTTCCTAGTTTCTGTAAAGTAAAATAAgtcactaaaataataataattaaaataacagatTAATGTTC
Above is a genomic segment from Carassius carassius chromosome 30, fCarCar2.1, whole genome shotgun sequence containing:
- the LOC132111219 gene encoding otoraplin-like, with the translated sequence MDKSLGLIFLLICVGFVGHMTHAAFMEKLANFKICADKDCSYVISMAKALEDYVASDCRYINLRRGQMIYVFSKLKPVEGAGVFWSGSVYGERYVDQMGVIGYFPSNYVNETHVFQKKTVEIPTTDMDFFCA